The following are encoded together in the Kribbella voronezhensis genome:
- a CDS encoding ROK family transcriptional regulator, with translation MVPRQTSRDLRNESRFEVLRALFELGPSTRQEIARHTRLSTATVATLVTEFLSEGVLRIAALERRTVGRPYERLAIDPDRGRIVGVDVAETYVAATLFDIALTPISHGEVTLDEHENSQAYVVDGIVRAVEAAVGTGAGEADRILGVGVSMPGQVSPGAGVSVFAPNWDWHEVKIEELLAQGLRIPVYVDNPLKAVALSEMWFGVGRVADSMAVVNLGTGVGAGIAIDGALIRGANNNAGEWGHTLLQLDGRQCRCGRRGCVEAYLGVHGIETSLAEIDKDHPALRQPLQRDFIDAVATGLAAGDPVLAELARRTAHYLAAALGDLVTLLDIPYITLTGWTSTALAEWLVPAVRAELPDHVLPGSLPDLTVEVSRVPGNPVALGMAAFALEHFLGRLGLPSPASAPIARRRTRPQS, from the coding sequence ATCGCCCGGCATACCCGGCTCAGCACCGCGACGGTGGCCACGCTGGTCACCGAGTTCCTGTCCGAGGGCGTACTGCGGATCGCCGCCCTGGAGCGCCGGACGGTCGGACGACCGTACGAGCGGCTGGCGATCGACCCCGACCGCGGCCGCATCGTCGGTGTGGACGTCGCCGAGACCTACGTCGCCGCGACCCTGTTCGACATCGCGCTGACCCCGATCAGCCACGGCGAGGTGACGCTGGACGAGCACGAGAACAGCCAGGCGTACGTGGTCGACGGGATCGTCCGGGCGGTCGAGGCGGCCGTCGGGACCGGCGCGGGCGAGGCCGATCGCATCCTCGGCGTCGGCGTCAGCATGCCGGGCCAGGTCAGCCCCGGTGCCGGTGTCTCCGTCTTCGCGCCGAACTGGGACTGGCACGAGGTCAAGATCGAGGAACTGCTGGCGCAGGGTCTCCGGATCCCGGTGTACGTCGACAATCCGCTCAAGGCGGTCGCGTTGTCGGAGATGTGGTTCGGCGTCGGCCGCGTCGCCGACAGCATGGCGGTCGTCAATCTCGGCACCGGCGTCGGCGCCGGGATCGCCATCGACGGCGCACTCATCCGCGGCGCCAACAACAACGCCGGCGAGTGGGGGCACACGCTGCTCCAACTGGACGGCCGCCAGTGCCGTTGCGGCCGCCGTGGCTGCGTCGAGGCCTACCTCGGCGTCCACGGCATCGAGACCTCGCTCGCGGAGATCGACAAGGACCACCCGGCGCTGCGGCAGCCGCTGCAGCGCGATTTCATCGACGCGGTCGCCACCGGCCTGGCTGCCGGCGACCCGGTGCTGGCCGAGCTCGCACGCCGTACGGCGCACTACCTGGCCGCCGCGCTCGGCGACCTCGTCACCCTGCTGGACATCCCGTACATCACCCTCACCGGCTGGACCTCGACCGCTCTCGCGGAGTGGCTCGTGCCGGCGGTCCGCGCGGAACTGCCGGACCATGTCCTGCCCGGATCGCTGCCGGACCTCACCGTCGAGGTCTCCCGCGTCCCCGGCAACCCGGTCGCACTCGGTATGGCGGCCTTCGCTCTGGAGCACTTCCTCGGCCGGCTCGGCCTGCCCAGTCCGGCCAGCGCCCCGATCGCCCGCCGCCGGACCCGCCCTCAGTCCTAG
- a CDS encoding alpha-N-arabinofuranosidase, with amino-acid sequence MSSPAAARIVIDLDLPGPTISRHLYGHFAEHLGRCVYDGFYVGESSDLPNEGGIRLDVVEALRALNIPNLRWPGGCFADEYHWMNGIGPRSDRPGMVNTNWGNVEENNHFGTHEFMALCELLGAEAYVNGNVGSGTVQEMSDWVEYLTRSGDSPMVRLRKANGREEPWKVPFWGIGNEAWGCGGNLSADAYVELARRYATFCREHDGNKLYRIAAGASDDDLAWTEALMKSISTLGGEPRNIFQAISVHYYTVPGTWEHKGSATEFGVDDYYRTMIKAQDIDRVLTGHSTVMDAYDPKRKIGLVLDEWGTWWDVEPGTNPGFLYQQNALRDALVASLHFDVFHRHAERLVMANIAQTVNVLQAMLLTDAGGGLVLTPTYHVFEMNKGHHDATSVPVHLVDRPTPYALEGKELELLTASASVKDDRALVSVTNLDPGAPADVVLDLRGATIRGHQGRLLTAPELQAHNSAADPQAVVPVPLTDVTIDDRGLRLTLPPHSFATVELDL; translated from the coding sequence TTGTCCAGCCCCGCAGCCGCCCGGATCGTGATCGACCTCGACCTTCCCGGCCCCACCATCAGCCGGCACCTCTACGGCCATTTCGCCGAACACCTCGGCCGGTGCGTGTACGACGGCTTCTACGTCGGCGAGTCCTCCGACCTGCCGAACGAGGGCGGCATCCGGCTCGACGTGGTCGAGGCGCTGCGTGCCCTGAACATCCCCAACCTGCGCTGGCCGGGCGGCTGCTTCGCCGACGAGTACCACTGGATGAACGGCATCGGCCCGCGCTCGGACCGGCCCGGGATGGTCAACACCAACTGGGGCAACGTCGAGGAGAACAACCACTTCGGCACCCACGAGTTCATGGCCCTGTGCGAACTGCTCGGCGCCGAGGCGTACGTGAACGGCAACGTCGGCAGCGGCACCGTCCAGGAGATGAGCGACTGGGTCGAGTACCTGACCCGCAGCGGCGACAGCCCGATGGTCCGACTGCGGAAGGCCAACGGCCGGGAAGAGCCGTGGAAGGTTCCGTTCTGGGGAATCGGCAACGAGGCCTGGGGCTGCGGCGGCAACCTGTCCGCCGACGCGTACGTCGAACTGGCCCGCCGCTACGCCACCTTCTGCCGCGAGCACGACGGCAACAAGCTCTACCGGATCGCGGCCGGCGCCTCCGACGACGACCTCGCCTGGACCGAAGCCCTGATGAAGTCGATCAGCACCCTGGGCGGCGAACCGCGCAACATCTTCCAGGCCATCTCGGTGCACTACTACACGGTGCCCGGGACGTGGGAGCACAAGGGCAGCGCGACCGAGTTCGGGGTCGACGACTACTACCGGACCATGATCAAGGCGCAGGACATCGACCGCGTGCTCACCGGTCACTCGACCGTGATGGACGCCTACGACCCGAAGCGCAAGATCGGCCTCGTGCTCGACGAATGGGGCACCTGGTGGGACGTCGAGCCGGGCACGAACCCTGGCTTCCTGTATCAGCAGAACGCCCTGCGCGACGCGTTGGTGGCGAGCCTGCATTTCGACGTGTTCCACCGGCACGCCGAGCGGCTGGTGATGGCCAACATCGCCCAGACGGTGAACGTCCTGCAGGCGATGCTGCTGACCGACGCCGGCGGTGGGCTCGTGCTCACTCCGACGTACCACGTGTTCGAGATGAACAAGGGCCATCACGACGCGACCTCCGTGCCGGTGCACCTGGTCGACCGGCCCACGCCGTACGCGCTGGAGGGCAAGGAACTCGAGCTGCTCACCGCCTCGGCCAGCGTGAAGGACGACCGGGCCCTGGTGTCGGTGACCAACCTCGACCCGGGCGCGCCGGCGGACGTCGTACTGGATCTGCGGGGGGCGACGATCCGCGGGCATCAAGGACGGTTGCTCACGGCACCTGAGTTGCAGGCGCACAACTCGGCGGCCGATCCGCAGGCTGTTGTTCCGGTGCCGTTGACCGACGTGACCATTGACGACCGAGGTCTCCGGTTGACGCTACCGCCACACTCCTTCGCGACTGTCGAGCTGGACCTTTGA
- a CDS encoding glycosyl hydrolase: MTRRRFRFAAIVLVVLLGCLGTPPVFAAPALTLSTVALGNVFTDGQQVQVGLSTSAASVSWTVTDVNGATVTSGSQAAASTLQLPVTTRGWYQLSVQAADSGGTTTARTTFAIISPLGAAPQSGITTSVLGDFQSTSEGWSFYPGSEYPGATGSFAQDTSDGHTGGKSGRLSGDFSGGGAYVSVKRAVPAVSATSLSFWARTAGNVSWINVRLTDSTGQVHQQRVNLSGATDWQALAITRFDGGRQYVHFGGANDGVWHGPAKGVELVLDRNGITGGGTTAAISIDDLTAGVPAAQPNTVLGDYESSAEGWSFYPGSEFPGATGSYTLDPSTGHTGVQSAKLSADFSGGGNYVALQRELTSQNLSSLTLWVRTTQLSSIGLRLTDATGQVHQQRLPLSGTSNWQSLTVSRFDAGTSYLHFGGADDGIWHGPAKAVSLTVDKPQIIGGGTAATVSIDSVTALYAGPLLGAGTHFGAKWGPDPLPLVAQSGARTVRDEAYWADAETTRGTFAFPAKVTNYLTALQNNSIDPLLIADYGNCLYDCPDHAFNAPSTDAGRAAFANYADALLTKYPQVKNLAVWNEWDNNAAGPANKSPDSYLTLLKATYAKVKAGHPAVTVVGGGDTDVTQLAWFQSFAALGGLQYLDVVSIHPYNYLHAPENLGTYIAQLRAIIRQYNGGVDKPIWITEAGWRTATSSDSVDEATQAMYLARAELVTLGHGIQRYYLYDFMNDGSDPAGLEDNFGLIHHSSDPLGPYTPKPSFVAYATAARQLAGATFLGRENPGNGLIDQVFSAADGSPLRAIWAATGANTTVTVNAGGPIQVTSLYGLSTTYTPDAAGNITVPVGVRPVYIKGSTINSVSAP, from the coding sequence ATGACACGTCGACGGTTCCGCTTCGCCGCCATCGTCCTGGTCGTCCTGCTCGGGTGCCTGGGCACGCCGCCGGTCTTCGCCGCGCCGGCGTTGACGCTCTCGACGGTTGCCCTGGGCAACGTGTTCACCGACGGTCAGCAGGTGCAGGTCGGACTCAGCACGAGTGCGGCCTCGGTGAGCTGGACGGTGACCGACGTGAACGGCGCGACGGTGACCAGCGGAAGCCAGGCTGCCGCGAGTACGTTGCAGCTCCCGGTTACCACGCGCGGCTGGTATCAGCTGAGCGTGCAGGCGGCCGACAGCGGTGGAACAACGACAGCCCGGACGACCTTCGCGATCATCAGTCCACTGGGCGCGGCCCCGCAGTCAGGGATCACGACCAGTGTGCTGGGCGACTTCCAGAGCACGTCCGAAGGCTGGAGCTTCTACCCGGGCAGCGAATATCCGGGCGCCACCGGAAGCTTTGCCCAGGACACTTCCGACGGTCATACCGGCGGAAAGTCCGGTCGGCTGTCCGGCGACTTCTCCGGTGGTGGCGCCTACGTCAGCGTCAAACGCGCCGTACCGGCGGTCAGCGCCACCAGCTTGAGCTTCTGGGCCCGGACCGCCGGGAACGTGTCCTGGATCAACGTCCGGCTGACCGACTCGACCGGACAGGTGCACCAGCAGCGGGTGAACCTCTCGGGCGCGACGGATTGGCAGGCGCTGGCGATCACCCGCTTCGACGGGGGCCGGCAGTACGTTCACTTCGGTGGCGCGAACGACGGCGTGTGGCACGGCCCCGCGAAGGGCGTCGAACTGGTCCTGGATCGCAACGGAATCACCGGCGGCGGTACGACGGCCGCCATCAGCATCGACGACCTGACGGCCGGAGTACCCGCGGCGCAGCCGAACACGGTGCTCGGCGACTACGAGAGTTCGGCCGAAGGCTGGAGCTTCTACCCCGGGAGTGAATTTCCCGGCGCCACCGGGAGCTACACGCTCGACCCGAGTACCGGACACACCGGGGTCCAGTCGGCCAAGCTTTCCGCCGACTTCTCCGGCGGTGGGAACTACGTGGCGCTGCAACGCGAGCTGACCTCGCAGAACCTTTCGTCGCTGACCCTGTGGGTGCGTACCACTCAGCTGTCGTCGATCGGACTGCGACTGACGGATGCCACCGGTCAGGTCCATCAGCAACGCCTTCCGTTGTCCGGGACCTCGAACTGGCAGTCGCTGACCGTCTCCCGGTTCGACGCCGGTACGTCGTACCTGCACTTCGGCGGAGCGGACGACGGGATCTGGCACGGTCCGGCCAAGGCCGTCTCGCTCACGGTCGACAAGCCACAGATCATCGGTGGCGGGACAGCCGCGACTGTCAGCATCGACAGCGTGACGGCCTTGTACGCCGGCCCACTGCTCGGTGCCGGCACGCACTTCGGCGCGAAGTGGGGCCCGGATCCACTGCCGCTGGTCGCGCAGTCCGGCGCCCGCACGGTGCGCGACGAGGCCTACTGGGCCGACGCCGAGACGACGAGGGGGACGTTCGCCTTCCCGGCCAAGGTGACGAACTACCTGACCGCGTTGCAGAACAACTCGATCGATCCGCTGCTCATCGCCGACTACGGCAACTGTCTGTACGACTGCCCGGACCACGCGTTCAACGCGCCGTCCACCGATGCGGGGCGAGCAGCGTTCGCCAACTACGCCGACGCCCTGCTCACGAAGTACCCGCAGGTGAAGAACCTCGCGGTCTGGAACGAGTGGGACAACAACGCCGCCGGGCCGGCGAACAAGTCCCCGGACAGCTACCTGACCCTGCTGAAGGCGACGTACGCCAAGGTGAAGGCCGGCCATCCGGCGGTCACCGTGGTCGGCGGAGGCGACACAGACGTCACCCAGCTGGCCTGGTTCCAGTCGTTCGCAGCTCTCGGAGGCTTGCAGTATCTCGACGTCGTGTCGATCCATCCGTACAACTACCTCCACGCGCCGGAGAACCTCGGCACGTACATCGCGCAGCTACGAGCGATCATCCGCCAGTACAACGGCGGGGTCGACAAGCCGATCTGGATCACCGAGGCCGGCTGGCGGACGGCCACCAGCAGCGACTCGGTCGACGAAGCCACCCAGGCGATGTACCTGGCCCGTGCCGAACTCGTCACCCTTGGCCACGGCATCCAGCGGTACTACCTCTACGACTTCATGAACGACGGATCCGATCCGGCCGGACTGGAGGACAACTTCGGTCTCATCCACCACAGCTCCGACCCGCTCGGTCCGTACACCCCGAAGCCGTCGTTCGTCGCCTATGCGACCGCCGCCCGCCAACTCGCGGGCGCGACCTTCCTCGGCAGGGAGAACCCCGGCAACGGACTGATCGACCAGGTCTTCTCGGCCGCGGACGGATCACCGCTGCGCGCCATCTGGGCAGCCACCGGCGCCAACACGACGGTGACGGTGAATGCCGGCGGCCCGATCCAGGTCACCAGCCTGTACGGCCTGTCCACCACCTACACACCGGACGCCGCCGGCAACATCACCGTCCCGGTCGGCGTCCGGCCCGTCTACATCAAGGGCTCCACCATCAACTCCGTCAGTGCTCCGTGA